A genomic window from Vanessa cardui chromosome Z, ilVanCard2.1, whole genome shotgun sequence includes:
- the LOC124543120 gene encoding glycosyltransferase 25 family member isoform X3 — MANYKSQVFLILVVFGRYFVCSGDFYDRSIMPRVAISILARNKVNSLPYFLTCLRLLDYPKERIDIWIHTENNYDETDEILHKWAEKYKNLYHSFHLYSHVSSGSGEKEGDNEVKVFWDTVQYKHVSKLREEALNYARDIRADYIFMLDADVILTEPATLKILVGRNYKIVAPMLISDGLYSNFWAGESKDYSYEESTYFMKFFKREIPYLGCHNVPAVHSAVLISLTNESSEYLTYYPAEDSPYMYYGDDVTNFAASAHRIGSKIKLCNDQLFGFTTMPNIDNDPLKEAQRFINLKVDALGHEVEFPLDPALKKYVTYPKRSKFGCDMVYMINLDRRPVRKKLMMKTFKELGLDVKRLPAVDGLRLNLTSLRRLNVKFMPGYEDPYHKRPMKAGEIGCFLSHYNIWKKIVNRKYHLTMVLEDDVRFSPNFRDAYRQMLAEVEMLNFDLIYLGRKILMEGGEEYITPHTTRPRYSYWTVGYLLTNRGAKKLLDANPLQNMLPVDEFLPIMFDQHPNTTWKSYFPNRNLIALSAQPLLVQPTHYTGMPGYVSDTELSSVINTRTYSLRRDL, encoded by the exons ATGGCTAACTATAAATCACAAGTGTTTCTTATTTTAGTCGTCTTCGGGCGATATTTTGTTTGCTCTGGTGATTTTTATGATCGGTCTATAATGCCGCGAGTTGCGATTTCGATTTTAGCTCGAAATAAAGTTAATAGTTTACCGTATTTCTTGACTTGCCTCCGGCTATTGGATTACCCAAAAGAGCGCATTGACATTTG GATCCATACCGAAAATAATTACGACGAGACCGACGAGATTCTCCACAAATGGGctgaaaaatataagaatttgtACCACTCATTTCACTTGTACTCGCACGTGTCATCCGGCTCGGGCGAGAAGGAGGGGGACAACGAAGTGAAAGTGTTCTGGGACACGGTGCAGTACAAGCACGTCTCCAAGCTGCGCGAGGAGGCGCTCAACTACGCGAGGGACATCCGCGCCGACTACATCTTT ATGTTGGATGCAGACGTTATCCTCACGGAGCCGGCGACTTTAAAGATCCTCGTCGGTCGCAACTACAAAATTGTAGCTCCAATGCTCATATCGGAtggattatattcaaatttctg GGCTGGGGAGTCGAAGGACTACTCCTACGAGGAGTCGACATACTTTATGAAGTTCTTTAAGAGAGAAATACCTTATCTCGGATGTCACAACGTACCTGCGGTACACTCCGCGGTGCTGATCTCGCTAACAAACGAGTCCTCCGAGTATCTCACCTACTACCCCGCGGAGGACTCCCCCTATATGTACTACGGGGACGACGTCACAAACTTCGCAGCGAGCGCGCACCGCATTG GTTCCAAGATAAAGCTGTGTAACGACCAGCTGTTCGGCTTCACCACCATGCCGAACATCGACAACGATCCGTTGAAGGAAGCGCAAAGATTCATCAACTTGAAGGTGGACGCATTGGGCCACGAGGTCGAGTTCCCGCTGGACCCCGCCCTGAAGAAGTACGTGACGTACCCGAAGCGGTCCAAGTTCGGCTGTGACATGGTATACATGATAAACCTCGACCGACGGCCGGTCCGGAAGAAGCTGATGATGAAGACCTTCAAGGAACTCGGCCTCGACGTGAAGAGGTTACCCGCTGTGGATGGCTT gagACTAAACCTCACCTCGCTTCGACGCCTGAACGTGAAATTTATGCCCGGCTACGAAGACCCCTACCACAAGAG ACCCATGAAAGCCGGCGAAATTGGATGTTTCCTGAGCCACTACAACATCTGGAAGAAG ATCGTGAACAGGAAGTACCACCTGACCATGGTGCTTGAAGACGACGTGCGCTTCTCGCCGAACTTCCGCGACGCCTACCGTCAAATGTTGGCTGAAGTTGAAATGCTCAATTTTGACCTAAT CTATTTGGGACGGAAGATACTCATGGAGGGCGGCGAGGAATACATCACTCCCCATACGACTCGGCCGCGCTACTCGTACTGGACTGTGGGCTACTTGCTGACCAACCGGGGAGCGAAGAAGCTTCTCGATGCCAACCCCCTGCAGAACATGCTGCCGGTCGACGAGTTCCTCCCGATCATGTTCGACCAGCACCCGAA TACGACCTGGAAATCTTACTTCCCGAACCGCAACCTCATAGCTCTCTCCGCGCAGCCGCTCCTGGTCCAGCCCACGCACTACACCGGCATGCCGGGCTACGTCAGCGACACGGAGCTGTCCTCGGTCATCAACACCAGGACATACTCCCTGCGCAGGGACCTGTGA
- the LOC124543120 gene encoding glycosyltransferase 25 family member isoform X1 produces the protein MANYKSQVFLILVVFGRYFVCSGDFYDRSIMPRVAISILARNKVNSLPYFLTCLRLLDYPKERIDIWIHTENNYDETDEILHKWAEKYKNLYHSFHLYSHVSSGSGEKEGDNEVKVFWDTVQYKHVSKLREEALNYARDIRADYIFMLDADVILTEPATLKILVGRNYKIVAPMLISDGLYSNFWAGESKDYSYEESTYFMKFFKREIPYLGCHNVPAVHSAVLISLTNESSEYLTYYPAEDSPYMYYGDDVTNFAASAHRIGICNLTYIDACRTAHAHYSTAILLTTHRSSEGSKIKLCNDQLFGFTTMPNIDNDPLKEAQRFINLKVDALGHEVEFPLDPALKKYVTYPKRSKFGCDMVYMINLDRRPVRKKLMMKTFKELGLDVKRLPAVDGLRLNLTSLRRLNVKFMPGYEDPYHKRPMKAGEIGCFLSHYNIWKKIVNRKYHLTMVLEDDVRFSPNFRDAYRQMLAEVEMLNFDLIYLGRKILMEGGEEYITPHTTRPRYSYWTVGYLLTNRGAKKLLDANPLQNMLPVDEFLPIMFDQHPNTTWKSYFPNRNLIALSAQPLLVQPTHYTGMPGYVSDTELSSVINTRTYSLRRDL, from the exons ATGGCTAACTATAAATCACAAGTGTTTCTTATTTTAGTCGTCTTCGGGCGATATTTTGTTTGCTCTGGTGATTTTTATGATCGGTCTATAATGCCGCGAGTTGCGATTTCGATTTTAGCTCGAAATAAAGTTAATAGTTTACCGTATTTCTTGACTTGCCTCCGGCTATTGGATTACCCAAAAGAGCGCATTGACATTTG GATCCATACCGAAAATAATTACGACGAGACCGACGAGATTCTCCACAAATGGGctgaaaaatataagaatttgtACCACTCATTTCACTTGTACTCGCACGTGTCATCCGGCTCGGGCGAGAAGGAGGGGGACAACGAAGTGAAAGTGTTCTGGGACACGGTGCAGTACAAGCACGTCTCCAAGCTGCGCGAGGAGGCGCTCAACTACGCGAGGGACATCCGCGCCGACTACATCTTT ATGTTGGATGCAGACGTTATCCTCACGGAGCCGGCGACTTTAAAGATCCTCGTCGGTCGCAACTACAAAATTGTAGCTCCAATGCTCATATCGGAtggattatattcaaatttctg GGCTGGGGAGTCGAAGGACTACTCCTACGAGGAGTCGACATACTTTATGAAGTTCTTTAAGAGAGAAATACCTTATCTCGGATGTCACAACGTACCTGCGGTACACTCCGCGGTGCTGATCTCGCTAACAAACGAGTCCTCCGAGTATCTCACCTACTACCCCGCGGAGGACTCCCCCTATATGTACTACGGGGACGACGTCACAAACTTCGCAGCGAGCGCGCACCGCATTGGTATTTGTAACTTGACGTACATTGACGCGTGCCGCACTGCGCACGCACACTACAGTACGGCCATCCTATTAACGACCCACCGTTCTTCCGAAGGTTCCAAGATAAAGCTGTGTAACGACCAGCTGTTCGGCTTCACCACCATGCCGAACATCGACAACGATCCGTTGAAGGAAGCGCAAAGATTCATCAACTTGAAGGTGGACGCATTGGGCCACGAGGTCGAGTTCCCGCTGGACCCCGCCCTGAAGAAGTACGTGACGTACCCGAAGCGGTCCAAGTTCGGCTGTGACATGGTATACATGATAAACCTCGACCGACGGCCGGTCCGGAAGAAGCTGATGATGAAGACCTTCAAGGAACTCGGCCTCGACGTGAAGAGGTTACCCGCTGTGGATGGCTT gagACTAAACCTCACCTCGCTTCGACGCCTGAACGTGAAATTTATGCCCGGCTACGAAGACCCCTACCACAAGAG ACCCATGAAAGCCGGCGAAATTGGATGTTTCCTGAGCCACTACAACATCTGGAAGAAG ATCGTGAACAGGAAGTACCACCTGACCATGGTGCTTGAAGACGACGTGCGCTTCTCGCCGAACTTCCGCGACGCCTACCGTCAAATGTTGGCTGAAGTTGAAATGCTCAATTTTGACCTAAT CTATTTGGGACGGAAGATACTCATGGAGGGCGGCGAGGAATACATCACTCCCCATACGACTCGGCCGCGCTACTCGTACTGGACTGTGGGCTACTTGCTGACCAACCGGGGAGCGAAGAAGCTTCTCGATGCCAACCCCCTGCAGAACATGCTGCCGGTCGACGAGTTCCTCCCGATCATGTTCGACCAGCACCCGAA TACGACCTGGAAATCTTACTTCCCGAACCGCAACCTCATAGCTCTCTCCGCGCAGCCGCTCCTGGTCCAGCCCACGCACTACACCGGCATGCCGGGCTACGTCAGCGACACGGAGCTGTCCTCGGTCATCAACACCAGGACATACTCCCTGCGCAGGGACCTGTGA
- the LOC124543120 gene encoding glycosyltransferase 25 family member isoform X2 → MANYRSQVFLILVVFGRYFVCSGDLYDNSLKPRVAISILARNKVTSLPNFLTCLRLLDYPKSRIDIWIHTENNYDETDEILHKWAEKYKNLYHSFHLYSHVSSGSGEKEGDNEVKVFWDTVQYKHVSKLREEALNYARDIRADYIFMLDADVILTEPATLKILVGRNYKIVAPMLISDGLYSNFWAGESKDYSYEESTYFMKFFKREIPYLGCHNVPAVHSAVLISLTNESSEYLTYYPAEDSPYMYYGDDVTNFAASAHRIGICNLTYIDACRTAHAHYSTAILLTTHRSSEGSKIKLCNDQLFGFTTMPNIDNDPLKEAQRFINLKVDALGHEVEFPLDPALKKYVTYPKRSKFGCDMVYMINLDRRPVRKKLMMKTFKELGLDVKRLPAVDGLRLNLTSLRRLNVKFMPGYEDPYHKRPMKAGEIGCFLSHYNIWKKIVNRKYHLTMVLEDDVRFSPNFRDAYRQMLAEVEMLNFDLIYLGRKILMEGGEEYITPHTTRPRYSYWTVGYLLTNRGAKKLLDANPLQNMLPVDEFLPIMFDQHPNTTWKSYFPNRNLIALSAQPLLVQPTHYTGMPGYVSDTELSSVINTRTYSLRRDL, encoded by the exons ATGGCTAACTATAGATCGCAAGTGTTTCTCATTTTAGTCGTCTTCGGACGATATTTTGTTTGCTCCGGCGATTTATATGACAACTCTTTAAAGCCGCGAGTTGCAATTTCGATTTTAGCTCGAAATAAAGTTACTAGTTTGCCGAATTTCTTGACGTGTCTCCGGCTGTTGGATTACCCAAAAAGCCGAATTGATATTTG GATCCATACCGAAAATAATTACGACGAGACCGACGAGATTCTCCACAAATGGGctgaaaaatataagaatttgtACCACTCATTTCACTTGTACTCGCACGTGTCATCCGGCTCGGGCGAGAAGGAGGGGGACAACGAAGTGAAAGTGTTCTGGGACACGGTGCAGTACAAGCACGTCTCCAAGCTGCGCGAGGAGGCGCTCAACTACGCGAGGGACATCCGCGCCGACTACATCTTT ATGTTGGATGCAGACGTTATCCTCACGGAGCCGGCGACTTTAAAGATCCTCGTCGGTCGCAACTACAAAATTGTAGCTCCAATGCTCATATCGGAtggattatattcaaatttctg GGCTGGGGAGTCGAAGGACTACTCCTACGAGGAGTCGACATACTTTATGAAGTTCTTTAAGAGAGAAATACCTTATCTCGGATGTCACAACGTACCTGCGGTACACTCCGCGGTGCTGATCTCGCTAACAAACGAGTCCTCCGAGTATCTCACCTACTACCCCGCGGAGGACTCCCCCTATATGTACTACGGGGACGACGTCACAAACTTCGCAGCGAGCGCGCACCGCATTGGTATTTGTAACTTGACGTACATTGACGCGTGCCGCACTGCGCACGCACACTACAGTACGGCCATCCTATTAACGACCCACCGTTCTTCCGAAGGTTCCAAGATAAAGCTGTGTAACGACCAGCTGTTCGGCTTCACCACCATGCCGAACATCGACAACGATCCGTTGAAGGAAGCGCAAAGATTCATCAACTTGAAGGTGGACGCATTGGGCCACGAGGTCGAGTTCCCGCTGGACCCCGCCCTGAAGAAGTACGTGACGTACCCGAAGCGGTCCAAGTTCGGCTGTGACATGGTATACATGATAAACCTCGACCGACGGCCGGTCCGGAAGAAGCTGATGATGAAGACCTTCAAGGAACTCGGCCTCGACGTGAAGAGGTTACCCGCTGTGGATGGCTT gagACTAAACCTCACCTCGCTTCGACGCCTGAACGTGAAATTTATGCCCGGCTACGAAGACCCCTACCACAAGAG ACCCATGAAAGCCGGCGAAATTGGATGTTTCCTGAGCCACTACAACATCTGGAAGAAG ATCGTGAACAGGAAGTACCACCTGACCATGGTGCTTGAAGACGACGTGCGCTTCTCGCCGAACTTCCGCGACGCCTACCGTCAAATGTTGGCTGAAGTTGAAATGCTCAATTTTGACCTAAT CTATTTGGGACGGAAGATACTCATGGAGGGCGGCGAGGAATACATCACTCCCCATACGACTCGGCCGCGCTACTCGTACTGGACTGTGGGCTACTTGCTGACCAACCGGGGAGCGAAGAAGCTTCTCGATGCCAACCCCCTGCAGAACATGCTGCCGGTCGACGAGTTCCTCCCGATCATGTTCGACCAGCACCCGAA TACGACCTGGAAATCTTACTTCCCGAACCGCAACCTCATAGCTCTCTCCGCGCAGCCGCTCCTGGTCCAGCCCACGCACTACACCGGCATGCCGGGCTACGTCAGCGACACGGAGCTGTCCTCGGTCATCAACACCAGGACATACTCCCTGCGCAGGGACCTGTGA
- the LOC124543119 gene encoding locomotion-related protein Hikaru genki isoform X1, translated as MNKFMLLLLLVTAGFCYNKNDTVSADDFKCSLPDVTTVDDNLDISRFRADFAKISEVKFPGLIGPTNEHLICKIKCIDGNWVGPLCSQTPIKSITDGRFQPVFRECLYRNQNPLLAVAFKNDSILIDTYFPHGSVIVARCKHFGLYKLTGENMLRCENGEWSSKMPQCVPTSVITNYTGGAPPTIQYIAVTGSAIVELSGELYVYPGSTVWLDCLWPQSLGKPDWSWTQLYRHYAAWASHTGETDLHYRLVLSRVTARHSDSYTCTSPAGNTNTVAIKVVNIVCPPINVSSPHVHQFAQGTRLGNAVHFSCQPGYHLNGSAIVNCMGDGRWSSQPPTCVETFCPVLRTLGNHLSVVEYNSSYGGRAVFACSWGYRLIGAPGLECELDGKWSGEMPHCIPIYCPDPLVPEKGRLLTAATSKDGKYPVGDLIIYSCEEGYEIVGEASIVCTENGFWSHPPPFCLPPSEIKKSDTIYIDNTTLVNFEE; from the exons atgaATAAGTTTATGCTCCTGTTATTATTGGTCACGGCCGGCTTCTGTTACAACAAGAACGATACTGTATCAGCGG ATGACTTCAAATGCTCCCTTCCAGATGTCACTACCGTTGACGATAACCTCGATATTAGCAGGTTTAGGGCTGACTTCGCGAAAATATCTGAG GTCAAGTTTCCTGGACTCATCGGGCCGACAAATGAACAcctcatttgtaaaataaaatgcatcGATGGAAATTGGGTCGGCCCCCTTTGTTCCCAAACACCAA TTAAATCAATTACAGATGGTAGATTCCAGCCGGTCTTCCGTGAATGTCTCTACCGCAATCAAAACCCTTTATTAGCTGTTGCCTTTAAAAATGACTCGATATTG ATCGATACTTACTTCCCACACGGCTCTGTAATAGTGGCCCGATGCAAGCACTTTGGCTTGTACAAGCTCACAGGGGAGAACATGCTGCGCTGTGAGAACGGCGAGTGGTCCTCTAAGATGCCGCAGTGCGTTCCGACGTCTGTGATCACCAACTATACCG GTGGCGCTCCGCCCACTATCCAGTACATCGCCGTGACTGGCTCCGCTATAGTGGAGCTGAGTGGCGAGCTGTACGTGTACCCCGGGAGCACGGTGTGGCTGGACTGCCTCTGGCCGCAGTCCCTGGGAAAACCGGACTGGAGCTGGACCCAGTTGTACAGGCATTATGCTG CGTGGGCCAGCCACACGGGCGAGACGGACCTGCACTACCGGCTCGTGCTGTCGCGCGTCACGGCGCGCCACAGCGACAGCTACACGTGCACATCGCCCGCCGGGAACACCAACACGGTCGCCATTAAAGTTGTTA ACATAGTTTGTCCGCCGATTAACGTTTCGTCACCCCATGTTCATCAGTTCGCACAAGGCACGCGGCTGGGAAATGCTGTTCACTTCAGCTGCCAGCCGGGCTACCACCTCAACGGTTCTGCTATTGTCAACTGCATGGGTGACG GGCGTTGGTCATCGCAACCTCCTACGTGTGTAGAAACATTTTGTCCAGTGCTCCGAACGCTGGGTAACCACCTTAGCGTCGTAGAGTACAACTCCTCTTACGGCGGACGCGCCGTATTCGCTTGTTCGTGGGGGTATCGACTTATTGGAGCCCCAGGGCTGGAATGTGAACTGGATGGGAAGTGGTCAGGCGAGATGCCGCACTGTATCC CCATCTATTGCCCCGACCCGCTGGTGCCGGAGAAGGGCCGCTTGCTGACGGCGGCGACGTCCAAGGACGGAAAGTATCCCGTCGGCGACCTCATCATATACTCGTGCGAGGAGGGCTACGAGATCGTCGGTGAAGCTTCGATAGTCTGCACTGAGAACGGCTTCTGGTCGCACCCCCCACCCTTCTGCTTACCTCcctcagaaataaaaaaatctgatactatttatatagataatacgACTCTTGTCAATTTTGAAGAGTAA
- the LOC124543119 gene encoding locomotion-related protein Hikaru genki isoform X2, giving the protein MNKFMLLLLLVTAGFCYNKNDTVSADDFKCSLPDVTTVDDNLDISRFRADFAKISEVKFPGLIGPTNEHLICKIKCIDGNWVGPLCSQTPNGRFQPVFRECLYRNQNPLLAVAFKNDSILIDTYFPHGSVIVARCKHFGLYKLTGENMLRCENGEWSSKMPQCVPTSVITNYTGGAPPTIQYIAVTGSAIVELSGELYVYPGSTVWLDCLWPQSLGKPDWSWTQLYRHYAAWASHTGETDLHYRLVLSRVTARHSDSYTCTSPAGNTNTVAIKVVNIVCPPINVSSPHVHQFAQGTRLGNAVHFSCQPGYHLNGSAIVNCMGDGRWSSQPPTCVETFCPVLRTLGNHLSVVEYNSSYGGRAVFACSWGYRLIGAPGLECELDGKWSGEMPHCIPIYCPDPLVPEKGRLLTAATSKDGKYPVGDLIIYSCEEGYEIVGEASIVCTENGFWSHPPPFCLPPSEIKKSDTIYIDNTTLVNFEE; this is encoded by the exons atgaATAAGTTTATGCTCCTGTTATTATTGGTCACGGCCGGCTTCTGTTACAACAAGAACGATACTGTATCAGCGG ATGACTTCAAATGCTCCCTTCCAGATGTCACTACCGTTGACGATAACCTCGATATTAGCAGGTTTAGGGCTGACTTCGCGAAAATATCTGAG GTCAAGTTTCCTGGACTCATCGGGCCGACAAATGAACAcctcatttgtaaaataaaatgcatcGATGGAAATTGGGTCGGCCCCCTTTGTTCCCAAACACCAA ATGGTAGATTCCAGCCGGTCTTCCGTGAATGTCTCTACCGCAATCAAAACCCTTTATTAGCTGTTGCCTTTAAAAATGACTCGATATTG ATCGATACTTACTTCCCACACGGCTCTGTAATAGTGGCCCGATGCAAGCACTTTGGCTTGTACAAGCTCACAGGGGAGAACATGCTGCGCTGTGAGAACGGCGAGTGGTCCTCTAAGATGCCGCAGTGCGTTCCGACGTCTGTGATCACCAACTATACCG GTGGCGCTCCGCCCACTATCCAGTACATCGCCGTGACTGGCTCCGCTATAGTGGAGCTGAGTGGCGAGCTGTACGTGTACCCCGGGAGCACGGTGTGGCTGGACTGCCTCTGGCCGCAGTCCCTGGGAAAACCGGACTGGAGCTGGACCCAGTTGTACAGGCATTATGCTG CGTGGGCCAGCCACACGGGCGAGACGGACCTGCACTACCGGCTCGTGCTGTCGCGCGTCACGGCGCGCCACAGCGACAGCTACACGTGCACATCGCCCGCCGGGAACACCAACACGGTCGCCATTAAAGTTGTTA ACATAGTTTGTCCGCCGATTAACGTTTCGTCACCCCATGTTCATCAGTTCGCACAAGGCACGCGGCTGGGAAATGCTGTTCACTTCAGCTGCCAGCCGGGCTACCACCTCAACGGTTCTGCTATTGTCAACTGCATGGGTGACG GGCGTTGGTCATCGCAACCTCCTACGTGTGTAGAAACATTTTGTCCAGTGCTCCGAACGCTGGGTAACCACCTTAGCGTCGTAGAGTACAACTCCTCTTACGGCGGACGCGCCGTATTCGCTTGTTCGTGGGGGTATCGACTTATTGGAGCCCCAGGGCTGGAATGTGAACTGGATGGGAAGTGGTCAGGCGAGATGCCGCACTGTATCC CCATCTATTGCCCCGACCCGCTGGTGCCGGAGAAGGGCCGCTTGCTGACGGCGGCGACGTCCAAGGACGGAAAGTATCCCGTCGGCGACCTCATCATATACTCGTGCGAGGAGGGCTACGAGATCGTCGGTGAAGCTTCGATAGTCTGCACTGAGAACGGCTTCTGGTCGCACCCCCCACCCTTCTGCTTACCTCcctcagaaataaaaaaatctgatactatttatatagataatacgACTCTTGTCAATTTTGAAGAGTAA
- the LOC124542951 gene encoding heparanase-like — protein sequence MISNKRLVATCAIIFCCNIALLGLFVKYNIGEKCYITIDEHQKFHPIIPDDFLSFGIDTSEIEDYDKVNFTNARLRQLAAALAPARLRLGGTMSDRLIFSSEDIPSASCNHCPVSAATETTCTAIQNLCKHKFLPFFIMSGQKWTEINEFCIKTKTKLLFSLNLLLRDDHEWKSQNAIEILEYSKHKNFDVDWQLGNEPNSFHHVFNLSISPQTLAHDYKKLRKLLNHHGYKKSLLVGPDTTRPQEHQPNCLRYMVEFLGNGSHYINVRSWHQYYLNSRTATLEDFWNPDTLDLLSDQIKIMQNHTKKYHNIPMWLTETSSSYGGGAPGLSNSYAGTPLWVDKLGLSAKYNITTVIRQSFIGGNYSLIDDKLEPLPDWWVSVLYKRLVGNKVLKVSCKCSRFQRIYAHCTNRKYTNDTTAVTIYAINLQMEKARFLLNGTAFHSDDLNIDEYIISAPSNNRRTKTILLNGWPLYYESSVPEMQPHHIRSGNHVSMPPYSIGFWVIKNTSLKNCK from the coding sequence atgatatctaACAAACGGTTAGTAGCGACATGTGCCATAATTTTCTGCTGCAATATAGCCCTACTAGGgttgtttgttaaatataacatcGGAGAAAAATGTTACATTACCATCGACGAGCACCAAAAATTTCACCCTATTATTCCCGATGACTTTTTAAGTTTTGGTATTGATACGTCTGAAATAGAGGACTACGACAAAGTTAATTTCACTAACGCAAGACTCAGGCAGCTAGCTGCAGCTCTGGCTCCCGCAAGACTCCGGCTTGGTGGTACCATGTCCGACCGTTTAATATTTAGTTCTGAAGACATTCCGTCAGCGTCGTGTAACCATTGCCCTGTGAGTGCTGCTACCGAAACGACTTGCACTGCAATCCAGAACCTTTGTAAGCACAAATTTTTGCCATTTTTTATCATGAGCGGCCAGAAGTGGACAGAAATAAATGAATTCTGtataaaaacgaaaacaaaattactttttagtttaaatttgttattacgTGATGATCATGAATGGAAGAGTCAAAACGCCATAGAAATTTTAGAATactcaaaacataaaaattttgatGTGGATTGGCAGCTTGGCAATGAACCCAATTCATTCCACCATGTCTTTAACTTGTCCATCAGTCCCCAGACCTTGGCTCACGATTACAAAAAGCTTAGAAAGTTACTAAACCATCATGGTTACAAAAAGTCATTGTTGGTAGGTCCTGATACAACTAGACCACAGGAACATCAACCTAATTGCCTCAGATACATGGTAGAGTTCCTGGGCAATGGTTctcattatataaatgttagatCCTGGCATCAGTATTACTTAAATAGTAGAACTGCCACTTTGGAAGACTTTTGGAACCCAGACACCTTAGATCTACTGAGTgaccaaattaaaattatgcaaaatcaCACCAAAAAATATCACAACATACCAATGTGGCTAACTGAGACAAGTAGTTCCTATGGGGGCGGAGCACCTGGTTTGTCAAACTCTTATGCAGGTACCCCTCTCTGGGTAGACAAGTTGGGTTTGTCAGCAAAGTATAATATAACAACTGTGATAAGGCAAAGTTTCATTGGAGGCAATTATAGTCTGATTGACGATAAGCTGGAACCATTACCTGATTGGTGGGTCAGTGTCTTGTATAAAAGGCTGGTTGGAAACAAAGTTTTAAAAGTAAGCTGCAAATGTTCCCGCTTCCAAAGGATATATGCCCATTGCACAAATAGAAAATACACAAATGATACAACAGCTGTAACCATTTATGCCATCAACTTACAAATGGAGAAAGCAAGATTCCTCCTTAATGGAACTGCCTTTCACAGTGATGACTTGAACATTGATGAGTATATTATAAGCGCTCCTTCCAATAACAGAAGAACTAAGACAATACTCTTGAATGGCTGGCCTCTTTATTACGAGTCATCTGTTCCAGAAATGCAACCACATCATATAAGATCTGGAAATCATGTGTCTATGCCACCATATTCCATTGGATTTTGGGTAATTAAAAACACTTCTTTAAAGAACTGTAAGTAA